The following is a genomic window from Nguyenibacter vanlangensis.
ACCTCCGGACATCGAGGCGGCGTTCGCGCGCATTTGCCCGGCCTTTTCCGAAACCGCGACGCCGGCGATGGAGCGCGGCTTCGCGTTCGGCAAGCACATCGTCTGGCAGGAAATGCGCGACCCGACACTGGCCACGCGCACACGGCACGTCATGACCTATCCGCAGTTCTGGGTGTGGCGGCTGTGCGGCACGCGGGTGTCCGAAATCTCGTCGCTGGGCTGCCACACCCATCTGTGGTCGCCGTACCGGGACGATTTCTCGTCGCTGGTAGAGCGGCGCGGGTGGCGGGAAAAGATGCCGCCCTTCCGCGAGGCCGGGGCCATCGTCGGCACGATGACGCTCGACGTTCCCGGGCGCGGAGCGGTGACGCTGGACGTGCATAACGGAGTGCATGACAGCAACGCGTCGCTCAGCCATTACCGACGCGTGGTGCCGGGCCGCATGACGATGGTGTCCACCGGGACGTGGGTCATCGTCATGAATCCCGATTGCCCGCTGGACGCCCTGGTTCCCGAACGTGACATGCTCGCGAATGTCTCGGTGCGGCATGAACCGGTTCCGACCGCGCGGTTCATGGGCGGCCGCGAATTCGACCTGATCCGGGGCGACGGACCGGCCGAAGTCACGGAGGAACGCATTGCCGCGCTGGTGGCACGTGGTCTGTTCGCGCTGCCGTCCTTCGCCGATGGCGGTCCCTTTCCGGGCCAGGCGGGGACCTTCGTCGACGATGCGGGACGGACCATCATGGCCGCGCCGGACGACCGCACCGCGCTGGCGGCCCTGTATGTCGCCGCGATGACGGACCTGACGCTGGACCTGCTGCGCAGTACGGACGCGATCGTGTTCGATGGCGGGCTGGCGAAGGTCGGCGTCATCCCGCGTCTGGTCGCAGCACTCCGTCCTGCACAGACCGTGCTGGTCGGGCGCAATCCGGAGGGAACGGCGTGCGGTGCGGCAGGCCTGGCCTATGCCGCGCGGGGGCTGGACCCCTTTCGTCACGAACGGGCGGCCCGCGTGGCCCCCTTCGACCCGCCGGGATTGCGGGGCTACGCGGCCCGCTGGCGGCAACTGGCCGACCAGCGCACCAGAAGCCGGATCGAACCGGCCACACCGGCGCACGATGCGCCCAACAAGGACAGCCACCATGCTCACGGCACACGTCCAGCCGACTTGTCCTGGATCGGCACGCCGGTTCAACCGGAAGATCCTGCTGCTTACGGGGCTGCTTGCCTTTGGTAACGCGGCCGCCGCACATGCGGACGACGCGGTCCACAAGATCGGGGTGACCGTAGGGTCGCTGGGCAATCCGTTCTTCATCGCGACCATCAAGGGCATTACCCAGCAGGCGAGGGCCCTGGCGCCCACCGTGCCGGTACAGACTGCCTCGGCCGATTACGATATCGGCAAACAGTCGTCGCAGGTCGATTCCTTCATCGCGGCTGGCAACGACCTGGTCATGTTCAACGCCGTGGACTACCGGGCCGCCGCCCCGCTTGTCCGCCGCATGCATGCCAGCGGAGCCACGGTCGTCGCCTTCGACGTCGGTGCGCCCGGCGCGGACGCGACCGTTACCACCAACAACGTCAAGGCCGGCGAGATCGCATGCCAGTATATCGTCGATCGCCTGCATGGACGCGGCGACGTCGTGATCGTCAATGGCCCACCGGTCACGGCGTTGACCGACCGGGTTCAGGGCTGTCAGTCGGTGTTCGCCAAGGCGCCGGGGATCAATCTCCTGTCCTCTAACCTCGACGCCAAGGGCTCGCGCGACGGCGGGCTGGCGGTGGGCCAGAGCGTGCTGGTACGCTTTCCCAAGGTGGACGCCATGTTTGCGGTCAACGACCCGACCGCGATGGGCGTCGAACTGGCGGCCCGCCAGGCGGGACGGCATGAGTTCTTCCTGACCTCGGTCGACGGTTCGCCCGACGTGGAACAGGAAATGCGGCGGGGCAACACCCTGATCGCGGCGACCGCGTCACAGGACCCCTTCGCCATCGCGACCACGGCGACCCGCGTCGGTTTCGATATTCGGGCCGGACGGATCAAGCCGGGCGTCGTCCGGCTGCTGGACCCCAGCCTGATCACCCAAGACACGATCGGCAGCTACAGGGGCTGGAACGCGCAGCATAATACCTGACCGATCTTGTCTTTTCCTCCACACATCAACAAGAACAAGGAAAATCACCATGACTGCTCCAGGCTGCACCCTGACCGCGACCCTGCGTGCCAAGCCCGAAACGCGCGGCGAACTCCTGGCCTTGCTCAGCACGTTCATCGACAAGTCCCGCAGCGAGCCGGGCTGCCTGGAATACCAGCTCCAGGTGAGCAAGGATGACCCGCTGGTCTTCATGTTCTATGAAAATTGGGTCGAGCGCGCGGACCTCGACCGGCATATGGCGCTGCCGTACCAGCAGGAATGGTTCAAGCGCCAGCCAGAGCTGCTGGCCCAGCCTGCCGAGATGAAATTCTTCGATATGGTCGGCCCGTATGACCGCTGATCGTTTCAGGTAGGCACGGGCTCTGGGCCCCGCAACCTCGTTGCGGGGCCCAGAGCCCGGCCTTTCCTCAACACACGCAGCACGACCAAGGAATGGAAACGATGGATTATCGACCATTGGGACGATCGGGATTGAAAATATCGGTCCTGACATTGGGTACGATGACGTTCGGCGGGACCGGCGCCTTTTCCAAGGTCGGCTCGACCAATCTCGCAGCCGCGCGACGCCAGGTCGATCTGAGCCTCGATGCGGGCGTGAACCTCTTCGACACGGCCGACATCTATTCGAACGGATTGTCCGAGGAGATCCTCGGTCGTGCGCTGGGCGAACGTCGCTCGTGGGTGCTGGTCGCGACCAAGGCCCGTTTTCCCATCGGCGACGGCCCCAATGACGGGGGATCGTCGCGTCACCATCTGATCGCGGCGTGCGAGGCCAGCCTGCGCCGTCTCGGCACGGATTATATCGACCTCTATCAACTGCATGAATGGGACGGCCTGACCCCGCTCGAGGAAACGCTGGCGGCGCTGGACAGCTTGGTGCGATCGGGCAAGGTCCGCTATGTTGGGATTTCGAATTTCTCCGGCTGGCAGGCGATGAAATGTAAGCGTGAGCTGATCCCCACATAGCATTTGTTCGGTTGCTGGGCGGATGATGCTGTCGATTTCCGCAGGGTGGGCGACGGTCATGACACACGATGATTTTGGCAACGACGGTTTCGAGCCAGATATTTCAACTACCACTGGTATTATTGATAGTCATATGACGGGTCGTAATGACGGTCATATGACCAGTTCTTACGGGGCTGGACCGCGCGAGGAAATTGAAATCCGGCGCCGCGTCATCCGTCGTCGTCGCTGGAGCGATCAGGAAAAGGTTCGCATCCTCGAAGAGGCCTTTGCGCCGGGAGCAAGCCGCAGGGCTGTCGCGGAACAGTATGGGATCGCGCAAGCCCAGCTTTATATATGGCGCAAGCAGTTGATGATGTTTCCTGCCGCCGAGGGATTTATGCCGGTTCATGTCGGGGGCTTGGCGATGACGGCACGGCAGCCGGGCGCGTCGTCGCCTGTGGCGGCTGTCGAGATTGTTCTGCCGAACGGCATCAGCATCCGGACGGGCACGACGTTTGATCCCGACGCGGTGTGTCGGCTGGTTCTTGGCCTGGGACGGCCATGATCTGGCCATCGGGAGAGGTCAGGATCTGGCTGGCCTGCGGGGTGACAGACATGAGACGCGGGATCAACTCCCTGGCGTTGCAGGTGCAGACTACATTGGGCCGGGATCCTCACGATGGATCGATCTACATTTTCCGTGGGCGCAAAGGCGACACGATAAAAGTTTTGTTTTGGGATCGGCAGGGCATGTGCCTTGCGATGAAACGCCTTGAATCCGGGAAGTTCGTGTGGCCCCAGGCCAAAGATGGCTCGGTGTCCCTGACGACGGGTCAGATGGCGATGCTCGTTGAAGCCATCGACTGGCGCGCCACGGCCTGGACGGCAAGGCCGCAAGTGGTGGGGTGATGATGCGGTTTTTCTTATGCTGATCCCTTGCCTCCCTTACGATCGGGTCATGTCCGACCCCACGACAGATCCTGCTGAGGAATTGGCTGCGTTACGTGCCGAACTTGCGGCGACCCGTGAGGCTCTGGCCCGCGCGGAGGACAAATGCACGGCCCTGCAGTTACAGATCGAGCGCACACGGGAGCAGCTGGCCCTGATGCGGCGGCAGAAATACGGGCAGAAATCCGAGCGTCACCAGAAGGAGATGGACCAGCTCGAACTGGTGCTCGACGAATTCGAGGAGACGCTGGCCGAGGCCAGTGCCGAACGGGCGGCCCGGGAACGCGAAAAGGGCGAGACATCCACGCCACGCCGCAAGGCCATCCGCCGCCCGCTGCCCGAGCACCTGCCGCGCGAAGTGATCGAACTGGCGCCGGCGGTCGTGTGCGACTGTAGACGATGCGACCCCGAGCGCCTGGTGCGCATCGGCGAGGACGTGACGGAAGTGCTGGAGAAGATCACGGCGCCGCTGAAGGTTTTGCGCTATGTCCGCCCCCGCGTGGCCTGCCGCTCGTGCGAAAAGATTTTCCAGGCGCCTGTGCCGGATTTACCGATCGAGAAAGGGCGCGCCTCCGCCAGCCTGATTGCAAGCGTGATTGTCGCGAAATACTGGGACGGCCTGCCGTTGCATCGTCAGTCGGCGATCCTCGCACGCGACGGCGTGGAGATCGATCGCAGCACGCTCGCCGACTGGATCGGACACGGCGCGTGGTGGCTGGAACCGCTGCGGGATCGCATCCAGGCCTACGTCATGAACCGCGATGTCCTGTGGACGGACGACACCCCCATCAAGGTGCTGGCGCCGGGGCGCGGAAAGACGAAAGAAGCGCGGATCTGGTGCTATGGCCACGATCCCGCCACCTGGGGAAGCAACGAGCCGCCGGCGATGTTGTATTGTTACAGCGCCGACCGCAAAGGTGAGCGGCCTCGAACCCATCTTGAGCATTATGCCGGCTGGCTGCACTCGGACGCCTATGTGGGATACGAAAAACTGTTTGGCAACAAGGGCGGCAAGCCGTCACCGATCCGGCCGGTGGCCTGCATGGCCCATGCGCGCCGCTACTTTTTCGATGTCTACGCCACACAGCCGGCCCCCTTGGCCGAAGAGGCTGTGGCCCGGATCGGTCTGCTCTATGACATCGAACGTGAGATCGGAGGACTGCCGCCGGAACAGCGCCTGGCCGTCCGGCAGGCCCGGGCAGTTCCCATCCTGAAGGATTTCCATACCTGGGCAACGGCCCAGAAAGCACGGGTCTCCGGCAAATATGCTCTGGGCAAGGCGTTCCGTTACGCTCTGACGCGCTGGGATCGCCTGTGCGCCTATACGCTCGACGGCCGCCTCTCCATCGACAATAATTTCTCCGAACGTTGTCTCAGAAATATTGCGGTGACACGGAAGAATTTTCTGTTTCTGGGATCGGACCGGGGTGGAGAGCGAGCCGCGATCTTCTATACTCTCCTGACCACGGCAGCCCTCAACGGGCTGAATCCGGAACGCTGGATGGCTGATGTAATCGACCGCCTCGCGCGTGGGCATCCGATCAACCGGATCGACGAACTTTTACCCTGGAACTGGTCGCCACAGGCAAAGCAGAAACCCGCCTGAAAAGGCTTGATCCTGGCTGCCGGGAATGCTGCGCTACTACGCAGCATGCCGCCACAGACAAGACTCCCTCCCTATCTGCGTCAACTCGAACGCGTCCTCGCACGGCT
Proteins encoded in this region:
- a CDS encoding carbohydrate kinase; this encodes MTPPDAPPVTHPTLAVFDFGKTNAKLLVFGADGSILAERRTHAAWPVVDGLHVLDDAALLDWMLAVLREAVASFDVNGIMITTHGCTFALLGEDDLAAPILDYEESVPPDIEAAFARICPAFSETATPAMERGFAFGKHIVWQEMRDPTLATRTRHVMTYPQFWVWRLCGTRVSEISSLGCHTHLWSPYRDDFSSLVERRGWREKMPPFREAGAIVGTMTLDVPGRGAVTLDVHNGVHDSNASLSHYRRVVPGRMTMVSTGTWVIVMNPDCPLDALVPERDMLANVSVRHEPVPTARFMGGREFDLIRGDGPAEVTEERIAALVARGLFALPSFADGGPFPGQAGTFVDDAGRTIMAAPDDRTALAALYVAAMTDLTLDLLRSTDAIVFDGGLAKVGVIPRLVAALRPAQTVLVGRNPEGTACGAAGLAYAARGLDPFRHERAARVAPFDPPGLRGYAARWRQLADQRTRSRIEPATPAHDAPNKDSHHAHGTRPADLSWIGTPVQPEDPAAYGAACLW
- a CDS encoding ABC transporter substrate-binding protein, with amino-acid sequence MLTAHVQPTCPGSARRFNRKILLLTGLLAFGNAAAAHADDAVHKIGVTVGSLGNPFFIATIKGITQQARALAPTVPVQTASADYDIGKQSSQVDSFIAAGNDLVMFNAVDYRAAAPLVRRMHASGATVVAFDVGAPGADATVTTNNVKAGEIACQYIVDRLHGRGDVVIVNGPPVTALTDRVQGCQSVFAKAPGINLLSSNLDAKGSRDGGLAVGQSVLVRFPKVDAMFAVNDPTAMGVELAARQAGRHEFFLTSVDGSPDVEQEMRRGNTLIAATASQDPFAIATTATRVGFDIRAGRIKPGVVRLLDPSLITQDTIGSYRGWNAQHNT
- a CDS encoding putative quinol monooxygenase, whose amino-acid sequence is MTAPGCTLTATLRAKPETRGELLALLSTFIDKSRSEPGCLEYQLQVSKDDPLVFMFYENWVERADLDRHMALPYQQEWFKRQPELLAQPAEMKFFDMVGPYDR
- the tnpA gene encoding IS66-like element accessory protein TnpA, with protein sequence MMLSISAGWATVMTHDDFGNDGFEPDISTTTGIIDSHMTGRNDGHMTSSYGAGPREEIEIRRRVIRRRRWSDQEKVRILEEAFAPGASRRAVAEQYGIAQAQLYIWRKQLMMFPAAEGFMPVHVGGLAMTARQPGASSPVAAVEIVLPNGISIRTGTTFDPDAVCRLVLGLGRP
- the tnpB gene encoding IS66 family insertion sequence element accessory protein TnpB (TnpB, as the term is used for proteins encoded by IS66 family insertion elements, is considered an accessory protein, since TnpC, encoded by a neighboring gene, is a DDE family transposase.) codes for the protein MIWPSGEVRIWLACGVTDMRRGINSLALQVQTTLGRDPHDGSIYIFRGRKGDTIKVLFWDRQGMCLAMKRLESGKFVWPQAKDGSVSLTTGQMAMLVEAIDWRATAWTARPQVVG
- the tnpC gene encoding IS66 family transposase, translated to MSDPTTDPAEELAALRAELAATREALARAEDKCTALQLQIERTREQLALMRRQKYGQKSERHQKEMDQLELVLDEFEETLAEASAERAAREREKGETSTPRRKAIRRPLPEHLPREVIELAPAVVCDCRRCDPERLVRIGEDVTEVLEKITAPLKVLRYVRPRVACRSCEKIFQAPVPDLPIEKGRASASLIASVIVAKYWDGLPLHRQSAILARDGVEIDRSTLADWIGHGAWWLEPLRDRIQAYVMNRDVLWTDDTPIKVLAPGRGKTKEARIWCYGHDPATWGSNEPPAMLYCYSADRKGERPRTHLEHYAGWLHSDAYVGYEKLFGNKGGKPSPIRPVACMAHARRYFFDVYATQPAPLAEEAVARIGLLYDIEREIGGLPPEQRLAVRQARAVPILKDFHTWATAQKARVSGKYALGKAFRYALTRWDRLCAYTLDGRLSIDNNFSERCLRNIAVTRKNFLFLGSDRGGERAAIFYTLLTTAALNGLNPERWMADVIDRLARGHPINRIDELLPWNWSPQAKQKPA